AATCTAGTAAACACTCTCACTTAATATATGAGATATAATCATGAACCCTACTGCTACACGTCGTAAAGCCAACACGTATTATGTCATCTTGATTGCTGGTGCTGCTGCCCTCGGGGGCTTTTTGTTCGGTTTTGACACAGCAGTGATCAACGGTGCGGTTGCAGCCCTCTCCAAAGCCTTTAACGCCAACAGTTTAGAGACAGGACTTGCTGTATCGCTGGCATTGTTGGGATCTGCAGTAGGAGCGTTTTATGCAGGGAAGATCGCAGATCGTTATGGTCGAGTTAAGGCAATGGTTGCAGCTTCGGTGTTGTTTACCATTAGTGCTATTGGCTCCGGGCTTCCGATAGGTATCTGGGATTTTACCTTTTGGCGATTATTGGGTGGAATTGCAGTTGGTGTTGCCAGTGTGATTGCACCAGCTTACATTGCAGAATGTTCTCCCACGCATTTGCGGGGAAGGTTAGGATCTCTCCAGCAACTAGCGATTGTAGTAGGAATTTTCATTGCCCTCCTCTCCGATTACTTTATCGCTGTTTCAGCAGGTTCAGCTGAGTCACCATTTTTGTTTGGAATCGCTGCTTGGCGCTGGATGTTTTGGACGGAAATTCCTCCAGCCATACTTTACGGGATGGCAGCTTTAACAATTCCTGAATCTCCGCGCTACTTAGTTGCCCAAAACCGCGAGTCAGAAGCTGCTAACGTTCTGAGCAAAATTTTGGGCGGTAATGTGCTGACAAAAATCGAAGAAATTCGCCAAACAGTGCTTCGAGAACGCCAGCCTCAGTTTTCTGACCTTTTAAGCAGAAGTGGTGGACTCTTACCGATTGTTTGGGTAGGAATAGGCTTATCTGTACTTCAGCAATTTGTTGGTATTAACGTCATCTTCTACTACAGCAGCGTTTTGTGGCAAGCAGTTGGGTTTTCCGAAAAAAATTCCTTAACGATCACGGTGATCACAGGAGCGGTAAATATTATTACTACGCTTATTGCGATCGCCTTTGTAGATAAATTTGGTCGCAAGCCTTTGCTCATTATAGGGTCAATTGGCATGACCGTGACCTTGGGAACGATGGCTTCTATTTTTGGGACTGCTGCGGTGGATGCTGCTGGCAACCCAACTTTGAGTGGAAGCGCGGGTATTATCGCTCTCATAGCAGCCAACTTCTATGTATTTTGCTTCGGTTTCTCCTGGGGGCCAGTGACCTGGGTACTATTAGGAGAAATGTTTAATAACAAGATTCGAGGTGCTGCCCTTTCAGTTGCTGCTGCAATGCAATGGGTTGCTAATTTCCTCATTTCTACAACCTTTCCTCCCATACTGCAATACTTTGGGCTGGGTTCCGCTTATGGTGTTTATACAATTGCGGCGGCTATCTCGTTATTCTTTGTTCTGTTTTTTATTAAGGAAACCAAAGGAATTGAGTTAGAGGATATGTAATTGGCATCGAACTAGGGGAGTGTGGGACTGTGGGACTGTGGGAGTGTGGGAAAAGATTCTTAGCTCTCTCCCTCATGCCGTCCCCATCTCACCTACTATGGCAGTCCTAAATCATTTTAAATGTGTTTTAGCTTATTATAATTGGGGCTATTTTTTTTAGAGGGTATACGTAAAATCCTCTACCAACATACCTGGAACCATACTACCTCCCAGTTGACGACCATCATATGTTCCGACTTCAGACACGAATTCTTGGAAATTGGTCAAATCTACAAGATTATCTCCCCAAAATCGATAAAGACTTTCATCAAAACGCAAATTTTCGATAGGAGCAACAATTTCACCATTTTCTACCCAAAAGCAGGCATAACGGGTCATACCTGTAATTCTACCTGTGGGGCGATCGCTCCAATTCAAGTAATGTAAATTAGAGACATACAAACCCGTATTTAAATGAGTAAGAATATCTTCAAAGCTTAAATTTCCTGGACTAATTTCTGGTGCACGTAAACTCTCATAACTATTAGCACCATTAGCAGTTTTTTGATATTCTCTAGCAGTGCGAGAATTGACGAGCGTATTAACTAAGACTCCTTTTTCAATAACAGGTAATTCTAGCGGAGCCATTTCTCCTAATTCATTAAATCGCGGTACCAATCCTCGTTGAAAGTTTTCTTTGACATGAAATGCAACAGATAACTGCTTTTCTTTGCGCCACAGTGATGCTAAAGAACTCCCTCCCTGTTGTAAATCAGCTTCACTCACACCTCCCCAAGAAAGCATTGCCGCTAAATCAGCAACTGCGGCTGGTGCAAAGTAGGTTTTATAGTGTCCTCGTGGCAATTCTTTTATTGGACGAGAAAGCAATTGTAATTGTCTTTTCGCATCGCTAATTTTCTCGCTATAAGCTTCTTGATTCCACTCACTACCAGCAAAAGTTCCTTTTACAGCTTGTGCTTCAGTTGTGAATATAGAATAGTCCAAGGAAAAAGTTTCGGTACTAAACCAGTGCTTTTGACCACAAGAATCAGCATACGCTTTAATAACAACCCCCCCAGCATATATCCCAGCAAAATCTAGTTCAGCAAGCTGTTCTAGCACTGTTGGTACAAGCACTTCTTCAGCCAATAAATTTCCACAATGAACTTCTCGACTGGTATTTGTTCCTGATGGTAAAACCAAATATGGATCTAGAGGTAACAGAGGAAGTTCTTCTCGTAGTTCTTGCAATGCTTTGTATGCCAATTGCCAATCGATTTCCGAATCTCCAGTAAACGGAAACTGCCGAAAACTACTGCGTTGATTTTGCATTAAAGTCAGTTCAATTGAACCATCAGTC
This portion of the Brasilonema sennae CENA114 genome encodes:
- a CDS encoding sugar porter family MFS transporter, whose translation is MNPTATRRKANTYYVILIAGAAALGGFLFGFDTAVINGAVAALSKAFNANSLETGLAVSLALLGSAVGAFYAGKIADRYGRVKAMVAASVLFTISAIGSGLPIGIWDFTFWRLLGGIAVGVASVIAPAYIAECSPTHLRGRLGSLQQLAIVVGIFIALLSDYFIAVSAGSAESPFLFGIAAWRWMFWTEIPPAILYGMAALTIPESPRYLVAQNRESEAANVLSKILGGNVLTKIEEIRQTVLRERQPQFSDLLSRSGGLLPIVWVGIGLSVLQQFVGINVIFYYSSVLWQAVGFSEKNSLTITVITGAVNIITTLIAIAFVDKFGRKPLLIIGSIGMTVTLGTMASIFGTAAVDAAGNPTLSGSAGIIALIAANFYVFCFGFSWGPVTWVLLGEMFNNKIRGAALSVAAAMQWVANFLISTTFPPILQYFGLGSAYGVYTIAAAISLFFVLFFIKETKGIELEDM
- a CDS encoding metallopeptidase TldD-related protein; amino-acid sequence: MKHEELSALEASFNQLIETLLNKKQESEEFTVKLSSERSQFTRFNHAKVRQTGCVTDGSIELTLMQNQRSSFRQFPFTGDSEIDWQLAYKALQELREELPLLPLDPYLVLPSGTNTSREVHCGNLLAEEVLVPTVLEQLAELDFAGIYAGGVVIKAYADSCGQKHWFSTETFSLDYSIFTTEAQAVKGTFAGSEWNQEAYSEKISDAKRQLQLLSRPIKELPRGHYKTYFAPAAVADLAAMLSWGGVSEADLQQGGSSLASLWRKEKQLSVAFHVKENFQRGLVPRFNELGEMAPLELPVIEKGVLVNTLVNSRTAREYQKTANGANSYESLRAPEISPGNLSFEDILTHLNTGLYVSNLHYLNWSDRPTGRITGMTRYACFWVENGEIVAPIENLRFDESLYRFWGDNLVDLTNFQEFVSEVGTYDGRQLGGSMVPGMLVEDFTYTL